From the Bdellovibrio reynosensis genome, one window contains:
- the tadA gene encoding tRNA adenosine(34) deaminase TadA, with protein MIDTRDDEQWMRFALSLAKKAAHKGEVPVAALLVGPEGLITQAINTRERQQTPIGHAELFCLHKASQKKGNWRLNECTLYVTLEPCVMCAGAIQQSRVQRVVYGATDPKGGAVKSLFQVLNDDRLNHKVDVTSGVLEKECSELLHGFFQSRRDEEKAEKAQKVYRKRASVIVVHKNKILGFNAVDPVSQEPYFFLPGGRVEDGETPKETAERECLEETGYRVRVLEETAFERKYDFNWNGEIHACDTVFYVAQLDEEWSEPKDVRDTDYHQGVDWIEAKNASDVFSYNKDILWAVQKLLKTAQKKSALR; from the coding sequence GTGATTGATACCCGTGATGATGAACAATGGATGAGATTTGCTTTAAGTCTTGCAAAAAAGGCCGCCCACAAAGGGGAAGTCCCCGTGGCGGCACTTTTAGTAGGACCGGAAGGCTTAATTACCCAAGCGATCAACACACGGGAGCGTCAACAAACTCCCATTGGCCATGCAGAGCTTTTCTGTTTACATAAAGCCTCGCAAAAAAAAGGCAACTGGCGCCTAAACGAGTGCACACTTTACGTTACATTAGAACCTTGCGTGATGTGCGCAGGAGCCATTCAACAATCACGTGTTCAGCGCGTGGTTTATGGCGCCACGGATCCAAAAGGTGGAGCGGTAAAAAGCCTATTTCAAGTCCTAAATGATGATCGCCTTAATCACAAAGTTGATGTCACTTCGGGCGTTCTCGAAAAAGAATGCAGCGAACTTCTTCATGGTTTTTTCCAGTCCCGCCGCGATGAAGAAAAGGCAGAAAAAGCCCAAAAAGTTTATCGCAAACGAGCTTCCGTTATCGTTGTTCATAAAAATAAAATACTTGGCTTTAATGCCGTAGATCCCGTGTCCCAGGAACCCTACTTTTTCCTTCCTGGTGGCAGAGTCGAAGACGGTGAAACGCCAAAAGAAACTGCCGAGCGTGAATGCCTTGAAGAAACCGGGTACCGTGTGCGCGTTTTAGAAGAAACCGCGTTCGAAAGAAAATATGACTTTAATTGGAATGGTGAAATCCATGCCTGTGATACGGTTTTTTATGTCGCTCAATTAGATGAAGAATGGTCTGAACCTAAAGACGTTCGCGATACTGATTATCACCAAGGTGTTGATTGGATTGAGGCTAAAAACGCTTCAGATGTTTTTTCGTATAATAAAGACATCCTGTGGGCCGTGCAAAAATTGCTGAAAACCGCTCAAAAGAAATCCGCCTTGCGCTAA
- a CDS encoding DEAD/DEAH box helicase — MTTTKFTDLPLIAPLQFALKEAGYEHPTPIQLAAMPIVLEGKDLLGIAQTGTGKTAAFSLPILQNLSKHRTRPESKCPRALILTPTRELAIQIHENIEAYGKHLNLKHAVIFGGVGQNPQVRALQAGVDILVATPGRLIDLFQQKFLRLDKVEIFVLDEADRMLDMGFMQDIKRILPLLPKKRHNLFFSATMPPEIAKLAHSILVDPEKVEVTPTSSTAEKVDQKVMYVEKKDKLDLLIHLLKDNNLSRVLVFVAMKHGANRVVDKLVKAGIEAAGIHGDKSQNARQRALEEFKTGDVRVLVATDIAARGIDIDNISHVINLDVPHIPESYVHRIGRTARAGASGDAISFCTAEEKSFMFAIEKVTRQKVEVIKDQPYHSVEIENAAVVSPGKAKAMLEGQRMENRAKNYKRKPHRGPAGGPKPGHGGGHGKGGGVGKGKSGGFKKFGGKKPAGK, encoded by the coding sequence ATGACTACGACAAAATTTACTGACCTCCCTTTGATTGCTCCCCTTCAGTTCGCTTTAAAAGAAGCAGGCTATGAACACCCAACACCAATTCAGTTGGCGGCTATGCCTATTGTTCTTGAAGGAAAAGATCTTCTTGGAATCGCGCAAACAGGGACTGGTAAGACAGCTGCTTTTTCATTACCTATCTTGCAAAACTTATCAAAGCATCGCACTCGCCCAGAAAGCAAATGCCCACGCGCTTTAATTCTGACTCCGACGCGTGAACTTGCGATTCAGATTCATGAAAATATCGAAGCCTACGGAAAGCACTTAAACCTAAAGCACGCCGTGATCTTTGGTGGTGTTGGCCAAAACCCGCAAGTGCGCGCACTTCAAGCTGGTGTTGATATTCTGGTGGCGACCCCGGGCCGTTTGATTGATTTGTTCCAACAAAAATTCCTGCGTTTAGATAAAGTTGAAATCTTCGTTCTTGATGAAGCCGATCGCATGCTTGATATGGGTTTCATGCAAGACATTAAACGCATCTTGCCTTTGCTTCCTAAAAAGCGTCACAACCTGTTTTTCTCGGCAACCATGCCGCCAGAAATTGCTAAACTTGCCCACAGCATTTTAGTGGATCCAGAAAAAGTGGAAGTAACACCGACATCATCTACCGCTGAAAAAGTGGATCAAAAGGTGATGTACGTTGAAAAGAAAGATAAGTTAGATCTTTTGATTCATCTTCTTAAAGACAACAATCTTTCGCGCGTTTTAGTTTTCGTGGCGATGAAACACGGTGCAAATCGTGTTGTTGATAAACTTGTAAAAGCTGGCATTGAAGCTGCCGGTATTCACGGTGATAAATCGCAGAACGCCCGTCAAAGAGCTTTAGAAGAATTCAAAACAGGCGATGTGCGCGTACTGGTAGCTACGGATATCGCTGCTCGCGGAATTGATATTGATAACATCAGTCACGTGATCAATCTGGATGTTCCACATATTCCTGAAAGTTACGTGCACAGAATTGGCCGTACCGCTCGCGCTGGTGCAAGTGGTGATGCAATTTCATTCTGTACTGCTGAAGAAAAATCGTTCATGTTCGCAATCGAAAAGGTGACTCGTCAAAAAGTCGAAGTGATTAAGGATCAGCCTTATCATTCAGTTGAAATTGAAAATGCAGCGGTTGTAAGCCCAGGTAAAGCAAAAGCGATGCTTGAAGGCCAACGCATGGAAAACAGAGCTAAGAACTATAAAAGAAAACCCCACAGAGGCCCTGCTGGTGGACCAA